Proteins encoded by one window of Bradyrhizobium sp. B097:
- a CDS encoding TetR/AcrR family transcriptional regulator, whose amino-acid sequence MARAVRRAQEQRDNAPVSVSRRTQVERRDEAERRILEAAALIVAENGLEAITLAEAGERAGYSRGLPSHYFKTKADLISALGTYIIESFITERRASAPGLTGYASLLSSCRYYFVMPARNPVMARAFHAVLAGALTVPPITATVAKLNRETRGEIAAALRAGMAEGRLRADIDPETESALILATLRGSVAQWLVDPEGLDLEVVSAQFIATLERRLAK is encoded by the coding sequence ATGGCACGAGCAGTTCGACGCGCGCAGGAGCAGCGAGATAACGCGCCGGTGTCGGTGTCACGGCGGACGCAGGTTGAGCGGCGCGATGAAGCGGAGCGGCGGATCCTCGAAGCGGCCGCGCTGATCGTTGCTGAAAACGGGCTCGAGGCGATCACGCTGGCGGAGGCCGGCGAGCGCGCCGGCTACAGCCGCGGTCTGCCGTCGCACTATTTCAAGACCAAGGCCGATCTGATCTCGGCGCTCGGCACCTACATCATCGAATCCTTCATCACCGAACGCCGCGCCTCCGCGCCGGGGCTGACCGGCTACGCCAGCCTGCTCTCGTCGTGCCGATACTACTTCGTGATGCCGGCGCGGAATCCTGTCATGGCGCGCGCCTTTCATGCCGTGCTGGCCGGCGCGCTCACCGTGCCGCCGATCACGGCCACCGTGGCGAAACTCAATCGCGAAACCCGAGGCGAGATCGCCGCTGCCCTGCGGGCGGGAATGGCCGAGGGCCGGTTGCGCGCCGATATCGATCCGGAGACCGAAAGCGCGTTGATCCTCGCCACGCTGCGCGGATCGGTGGCGCAGTGGCTGGTCGATCCGGAGGGACTGGATCTCGAGGTCGTCAGCGCGCAATTCATCGCGACGCTCGAACGGAGGCTGGCGAAATGA
- a CDS encoding SDR family oxidoreductase, producing MSDILDLNGKVTLITGAGQGVGRQIALHFAAHNAAGIVVNDYFLDRAEQVAREVNAAGGKAIAVQADVTDLASVKAMVGKAEQAFGPVDVLVNNAGNAGATPDPDARKPFWETGPEVWNSFIGVNLYGVINCASACIPQMIERKAGRIVTIISDAGRAGEAGLEVYSGAKAGAAGFTRAVARSLGRHNITANCVAIAATLTPAIEARLKADPERQKKMMEKYVIRRPGLPSDVANMVLFLASDASAWITGQTYPVNGGFTFAL from the coding sequence ATGAGTGATATTCTTGATCTGAACGGCAAGGTGACGCTGATCACCGGTGCGGGCCAGGGCGTCGGGCGCCAGATCGCGCTGCACTTCGCCGCGCACAACGCGGCCGGCATCGTCGTCAACGACTATTTCCTCGATCGCGCCGAGCAGGTCGCGCGGGAAGTCAATGCCGCCGGCGGCAAGGCGATCGCGGTGCAGGCCGACGTCACCGATCTTGCCTCGGTCAAGGCGATGGTCGGCAAGGCCGAGCAGGCCTTCGGTCCGGTCGATGTTCTCGTCAACAACGCCGGCAACGCCGGCGCGACCCCCGATCCCGATGCGCGCAAGCCGTTCTGGGAGACCGGCCCCGAGGTCTGGAACAGCTTCATCGGCGTCAACCTCTACGGCGTCATCAACTGCGCCTCGGCCTGCATCCCGCAGATGATCGAGCGCAAGGCCGGCCGCATCGTCACCATCATCTCGGATGCCGGCCGCGCGGGCGAGGCGGGCCTCGAGGTCTATTCGGGCGCAAAAGCGGGCGCCGCGGGCTTCACGCGTGCGGTCGCGCGCTCGCTCGGCCGCCACAACATTACGGCGAACTGCGTGGCGATTGCCGCGACGCTGACGCCCGCGATCGAGGCGCGGCTGAAGGCCGATCCCGAGCGGCAGAAGAAGATGATGGAGAAGTACGTCATCCGCCGCCCGGGCCTGCCGTCCGATGTCGCCAACATGGTGCTGTTCCTTGCCTCCGATGCGAGCGCGTGGATCACCGGCCAGACCTACCCGGTCAATGGCGGCTTTACCTTCGCATTGTGA
- a CDS encoding zinc ribbon domain-containing protein, which translates to MQPNKLLKPGLYSAASHDQAGAIVRLKGGRCRCGYVFFPMQTYGCERCGSHGDALTPCELSAKGTLLAEATVHLHADKNRPAPFTIVKVALDDGPVIRTLLAEDSAPVAPGQRVSGRLAAIGQNESGETVLDLRFSIAS; encoded by the coding sequence ATGCAACCGAACAAGCTACTGAAACCAGGGCTGTATTCCGCAGCATCTCATGACCAGGCGGGGGCGATAGTCCGCCTCAAGGGCGGCCGCTGCCGCTGCGGATACGTCTTCTTCCCGATGCAGACCTATGGCTGCGAGCGCTGCGGCAGCCACGGCGATGCGCTGACGCCTTGCGAACTCTCGGCCAAGGGAACGCTGCTTGCGGAAGCGACCGTTCACCTGCACGCCGACAAGAACCGGCCGGCTCCCTTCACCATCGTCAAGGTCGCGCTCGACGACGGCCCAGTCATTCGCACCCTGCTGGCCGAGGACAGCGCGCCCGTCGCGCCGGGCCAGCGCGTGAGCGGCAGGCTCGCCGCAATCGGACAGAACGAGAGCGGCGAGACCGTACTCGATCTCCGCTTCAGCATCGCATCCTGA
- a CDS encoding crotonase/enoyl-CoA hydratase family protein, which produces MTTESEQVVLTERRGHILVVTLNRPEARNACNAALARGICDAMDLLDAEDALFAGVITGAGGNFSAGADLKAVARGERGVTERGGFGLFRRPPRKPLIAAVEGYAVGGGLELCLSCDLIVAARDAKMGLPEVRHNVVAVGGGLFRLPKRIPYHVAMELALTGQFKGAEYFERLGLVNRLVEPGQALEAAVAFGNELLINGPTALAASKEIIFQAANWTDEEGWTAQGPIAERALKSEDRTEGLKAFAEKRKPVWKGR; this is translated from the coding sequence ATGACCACTGAGAGTGAACAGGTCGTTCTGACCGAACGGCGCGGCCACATCCTCGTCGTCACCCTGAACCGTCCCGAAGCGCGCAACGCGTGCAACGCTGCGCTGGCGCGCGGCATCTGCGATGCGATGGATCTGCTCGACGCGGAGGATGCGCTGTTCGCGGGCGTCATCACCGGTGCGGGCGGCAACTTCTCGGCCGGCGCCGATCTCAAGGCGGTGGCGCGCGGCGAGCGCGGCGTGACCGAACGCGGCGGCTTCGGATTGTTTCGCCGGCCGCCGCGCAAGCCGCTGATCGCAGCCGTCGAGGGCTATGCCGTCGGCGGCGGGCTCGAGCTCTGCCTGTCCTGCGATCTCATCGTCGCCGCGCGGGACGCCAAGATGGGACTGCCGGAAGTCAGGCACAACGTCGTTGCCGTCGGCGGCGGCCTGTTCCGGCTGCCGAAGCGGATCCCCTATCACGTCGCCATGGAGCTGGCGCTGACCGGGCAGTTCAAGGGCGCGGAATACTTCGAACGCCTCGGCCTCGTGAACCGGCTCGTCGAACCCGGACAGGCGCTCGAGGCGGCGGTTGCCTTCGGCAACGAGCTCCTTATCAACGGCCCGACCGCGCTCGCCGCGTCGAAGGAGATCATCTTCCAGGCCGCGAACTGGACCGATGAAGAGGGCTGGACCGCGCAAGGGCCGATCGCCGAACGCGCGCTGAAATCCGAAGATCGCACCGAGGGGCTGAAGGCATTCGCCGAGAAGCGCAAGCCGGTGTGGAAGGGGCGCTGA
- a CDS encoding AMP-binding protein, with protein MSILPNSVEYWAANRPDDVAFVEGDHRMTWSQLNDAANRVAHGLAARGVVAGDIVVLRTQIRIEWPILSEAIGKLRCSLLGLNWRLTPSETQYVLSNSGAQVIVCDDEDPAALKPAFEGLPIKLAVSIGTVSPGFVAFSELLEASAEPPLHSTGRPPLILYTSGTTGLPKGVVSVVQPGVQMDQRTSEYLRDVAQTRRGQPGGVSLLTLPLHHGAGPSQVWGAIQLGNPVILMRRFDPEGALRLIAKHRVTNWTGVPTMYKRLAALPKDVLDAHDVSSIRALSVGAAPVPYELKRWIIRYFGSGVLGEGYGATEVGMISFLPPEMQERKPGSSGRPHKHVDISIRDAEGRELPRNRSGEIWIRTPVTISAYLNGKPLGTDTRDDHGYFRVGDVGMLDDDGYLFITDRAKDMIIAGGVNIYPAEIEAAILRHPDVQDVAVIGIPDDEFGEQVKAFCELKPGHTADEAAILDFCRDHLASYKRPKTLSIVDELPRNTMGKLLKRELREPYWKGRERNV; from the coding sequence ATGAGCATCCTGCCGAACAGCGTCGAATACTGGGCTGCCAATCGCCCCGACGATGTCGCCTTCGTCGAGGGCGATCACCGGATGACATGGTCGCAGCTCAACGATGCCGCCAACCGCGTCGCGCATGGCCTGGCGGCCAGGGGCGTCGTCGCCGGCGACATCGTGGTGTTGCGGACCCAGATCCGGATCGAGTGGCCGATCCTGAGCGAGGCGATCGGCAAGCTGCGCTGCTCGCTGCTCGGCCTGAACTGGCGGCTGACGCCATCGGAGACGCAGTACGTGCTGTCCAACAGCGGCGCCCAGGTCATCGTCTGTGACGATGAGGATCCGGCGGCGCTGAAGCCCGCATTCGAGGGTCTGCCGATCAAGCTTGCGGTCTCGATCGGCACAGTGTCGCCTGGCTTCGTCGCATTCTCCGAACTGCTCGAAGCGTCCGCCGAGCCGCCGCTGCATTCAACCGGCCGGCCGCCGCTGATCCTCTACACCTCAGGCACCACGGGCCTGCCCAAGGGCGTGGTCTCGGTGGTGCAGCCGGGCGTGCAGATGGATCAACGCACCAGCGAATATCTCCGCGACGTGGCGCAGACCCGGCGTGGTCAACCGGGCGGCGTCTCGCTGCTGACGCTGCCGCTGCATCATGGCGCCGGCCCGTCGCAGGTCTGGGGTGCGATCCAACTCGGCAATCCGGTGATCCTGATGCGCCGCTTCGATCCGGAAGGCGCGCTTCGCCTGATCGCAAAGCACCGCGTCACCAACTGGACCGGCGTTCCCACCATGTACAAGCGCCTCGCGGCGTTGCCAAAGGACGTGCTCGACGCTCACGACGTATCGTCGATCCGCGCCTTGTCGGTCGGCGCAGCGCCGGTGCCTTACGAGCTCAAGCGCTGGATCATCCGCTATTTCGGCTCGGGCGTCCTTGGCGAAGGCTACGGCGCCACCGAAGTCGGCATGATCAGTTTCCTGCCGCCGGAGATGCAGGAACGCAAGCCTGGCTCCAGCGGCCGCCCGCACAAGCATGTCGACATCTCGATTCGCGATGCCGAGGGGCGCGAACTGCCGCGCAACCGGTCCGGCGAGATCTGGATCAGGACGCCGGTGACGATCAGCGCCTACCTGAACGGCAAGCCGCTCGGAACCGATACGCGCGACGACCACGGCTATTTCCGCGTCGGCGATGTCGGGATGCTCGATGACGACGGCTACCTGTTCATCACCGATCGGGCCAAGGACATGATCATTGCTGGCGGCGTCAACATCTATCCGGCCGAGATCGAGGCCGCGATCCTCAGGCATCCGGACGTGCAGGACGTCGCTGTCATCGGCATTCCCGACGACGAGTTCGGCGAGCAGGTCAAGGCGTTCTGCGAGCTGAAGCCGGGTCACACGGCGGACGAGGCCGCGATCCTCGATTTCTGCCGCGACCATCTTGCCTCGTACAAGCGGCCCAAGACGCTGTCGATCGTCGATGAACTGCCACGCAACACCATGGGCAAGCTGCTCAAGCGCGAATTGCGCGAGCCCTACTGGAAGGGACGGGAGAGAAACGTATGA
- a CDS encoding FAD-dependent oxidoreductase — translation MDSHKVDAVVIGAGAGGLCAAARLAHGGLHTLVVDDKDRLGGRASTEEIDGFKVNIGAIAIEFGGVFEETFHTVGAPLDIRAPEPASSFFIDGKVIDVGRGGWSLLLGQLTKQASRILEKFADARSGNLPDGRQSTEDWLKGYTSNATVHALFRNLCAAIFACNAAELPARAFLTYFTSKGAFKKFGFCPQGTIGVWNSLGGAIRRNGDIWLGTPATTIHTANGRVEGVTVLRNGEKVRIDTDLVISNAGPKATVALAGSEAFPADYIAKVKNDLRPAANIVINIASREPLINHPGIVTFGKTRRLCNMANLSATCPELAPPGWHLYVAYAVPVPALGDFDSDAEVALALEDLREQFANFDHAKILSIRVMRDDWPAQRSCAGYDLPRETGIEGLWCVGDAVKQYGNGGTQACAETAKIVTDAIFAARPHRSAGRV, via the coding sequence GTGGATTCTCATAAGGTCGATGCTGTCGTGATCGGAGCCGGCGCCGGCGGGCTGTGCGCCGCGGCGCGGCTTGCCCATGGCGGGCTGCATACGCTCGTCGTCGACGACAAGGACCGGCTCGGCGGGCGCGCCTCGACGGAGGAGATCGACGGCTTCAAAGTCAATATCGGCGCGATCGCGATCGAGTTCGGCGGCGTGTTCGAGGAAACCTTCCACACCGTCGGCGCGCCGCTCGACATCCGCGCGCCGGAGCCTGCGAGCTCGTTCTTCATCGACGGCAAGGTGATCGATGTCGGCCGCGGCGGCTGGTCGCTGCTGCTCGGGCAGCTCACGAAACAAGCCTCGCGCATCCTGGAGAAATTCGCCGATGCCCGCTCCGGCAACCTGCCCGACGGGCGGCAATCGACCGAGGACTGGCTGAAGGGCTACACCAGCAACGCCACGGTGCACGCACTGTTTCGCAATCTCTGCGCGGCGATCTTCGCCTGCAACGCCGCCGAGCTGCCGGCCCGCGCCTTCCTCACCTATTTCACGAGCAAGGGTGCCTTCAAGAAATTCGGCTTCTGCCCGCAGGGCACGATCGGCGTCTGGAACAGCCTCGGCGGCGCGATCCGGCGCAATGGCGACATCTGGCTCGGCACGCCGGCGACCACGATCCACACCGCCAACGGCCGCGTCGAAGGCGTCACCGTGCTCCGGAACGGCGAGAAGGTGCGGATCGACACCGACCTCGTCATCAGCAACGCCGGACCGAAGGCCACCGTCGCGCTCGCCGGCAGCGAGGCGTTCCCGGCGGACTACATCGCCAAGGTGAAGAACGACCTTCGCCCGGCCGCCAACATCGTCATCAACATCGCAAGCCGCGAGCCGCTGATCAACCATCCAGGCATCGTCACCTTCGGCAAGACGCGCCGGCTCTGCAACATGGCGAACCTCTCCGCCACCTGTCCCGAGCTGGCGCCGCCCGGCTGGCATCTTTACGTCGCCTATGCCGTGCCGGTGCCGGCCCTCGGCGATTTCGACTCCGATGCCGAGGTCGCGCTCGCGCTCGAAGATCTCCGCGAGCAGTTCGCCAATTTCGACCACGCGAAAATCCTCTCGATCCGGGTGATGCGCGACGACTGGCCGGCGCAACGCAGCTGTGCCGGTTACGATCTGCCGCGCGAAACCGGCATCGAAGGCCTGTGGTGCGTCGGCGATGCGGTGAAGCAGTATGGCAATGGCGGCACGCAGGCCTGTGCCGAGACCGCGAAGATCGTCACCGATGCGATCTTCGCCGCGCGGCCGCACCGGTCGGCCGGCCGGGTCTGA
- a CDS encoding TetR/AcrR family transcriptional regulator, which translates to MARTRSENYDEIQRGILTTACGLFARQGYMRASIADLADACKLSRGALYHYFDSKEAILFAILDAHIREMIADVEAAMAGKTATLEQFRAAIQAIVALNARSSDEQRVILNDLSFLGETEQDAIKALERQLVDTVSDLLVKLDKEGKIVKRTKKIYSMMLFGILNFSHTWYDPKGGVDPGEFADMVVDLFLYGFTMPVPAKDAARPQRQRA; encoded by the coding sequence ATGGCGCGGACGCGCTCAGAAAATTACGACGAGATCCAGCGGGGCATCCTCACCACCGCCTGCGGCCTGTTCGCGCGGCAAGGCTATATGCGCGCCTCGATCGCCGATCTTGCGGATGCATGCAAGCTGTCGCGCGGCGCGCTGTATCACTATTTCGACTCGAAGGAAGCGATCCTGTTCGCGATCCTGGATGCGCATATCCGCGAGATGATCGCCGATGTCGAGGCCGCGATGGCCGGCAAGACGGCGACGCTGGAACAGTTCCGCGCCGCGATCCAGGCCATCGTCGCGCTCAATGCGCGCTCGAGCGACGAGCAGCGCGTCATCCTCAACGACCTCTCGTTCCTCGGTGAGACCGAGCAGGATGCGATCAAGGCGCTGGAGCGCCAGCTCGTCGACACGGTCTCGGACCTCCTCGTCAAGCTCGACAAGGAAGGCAAGATCGTCAAGCGGACCAAGAAGATCTACAGCATGATGCTGTTCGGCATCCTGAACTTCAGCCACACCTGGTACGACCCGAAGGGCGGCGTCGACCCCGGCGAGTTCGCCGACATGGTGGTGGACCTGTTCCTGTACGGTTTCACCATGCCGGTGCCGGCAAAGGACGCCGCGCGGCCGCAGCGCCAGCGCGCGTGA
- a CDS encoding thiolase family protein: MTRSLNELRPVYVVGIGWHRYQNPSETPYVELGLTAIRAALADARIEWPAVESTYVATALLGMASGRPMLRHLGATGAPLMHVENASASGSTAFRHACIEVASGISDVALAIGVDKRNPVRRPDTGIGNLAEDAIVPFTHFALLTNEYAVRHNASTEDIARVAVKNHRNGAKNPNAQRQQERTLDEVLGGKKVSGSLTSLQCTPIGEGAAAVIVASEDGIRRLGIDAGRAIRTTASVGRSERVYPPGAGFDAALTKETADLALAQAKLTPKDLDIIELHDAFTVEELHYIESIGLCPEGHGVRMLKDGALDIGGQCAINPSGGLIAMGHPIGPTGIGQIGEIVMQLRGEAGPRQHGGARIGLAHMVGVGAVCYVHILQR; encoded by the coding sequence ATGACACGATCACTCAACGAGCTGCGGCCGGTCTACGTCGTCGGCATCGGCTGGCATCGCTACCAAAACCCGAGCGAGACGCCCTACGTGGAGCTCGGCCTCACCGCGATCCGCGCCGCGCTTGCCGATGCGCGCATCGAATGGCCTGCGGTCGAATCGACCTATGTTGCGACCGCGCTGCTCGGCATGGCGTCGGGACGGCCGATGCTGCGCCATCTCGGCGCGACCGGCGCGCCGCTGATGCATGTCGAGAATGCGTCGGCCTCCGGATCGACCGCGTTCCGCCATGCCTGTATCGAGGTCGCGAGCGGCATCTCCGACGTTGCGCTGGCAATTGGCGTCGACAAGCGCAACCCGGTGCGGCGCCCGGACACCGGGATCGGAAATCTCGCCGAGGACGCCATCGTCCCCTTCACGCATTTCGCGCTGCTGACCAATGAATACGCGGTCCGCCACAACGCCTCGACCGAGGACATCGCGCGGGTCGCGGTGAAGAACCACCGCAACGGCGCCAAAAACCCCAATGCGCAGCGGCAGCAGGAGCGCACGCTCGACGAGGTGCTCGGCGGCAAAAAGGTGTCGGGCTCGCTGACGTCGCTGCAATGCACGCCGATCGGCGAAGGCGCCGCCGCCGTGATCGTCGCATCCGAGGACGGCATTCGCAGGCTAGGCATCGACGCCGGCCGCGCCATTCGCACCACGGCCTCGGTCGGCCGCAGTGAGCGGGTCTATCCGCCCGGCGCCGGCTTTGACGCGGCGCTCACCAAGGAGACCGCCGACCTTGCTTTGGCGCAGGCCAAGCTAACACCGAAGGATCTCGACATCATCGAGCTGCACGACGCCTTCACGGTCGAGGAGCTGCACTACATCGAAAGCATCGGCCTCTGCCCCGAGGGGCATGGCGTTCGCATGCTGAAGGACGGCGCGCTCGATATCGGCGGGCAATGCGCGATCAATCCCTCGGGCGGCCTGATTGCGATGGGGCACCCGATCGGTCCCACCGGTATCGGCCAGATCGGCGAGATCGTGATGCAGCTGCGTGGCGAGGCCGGCCCACGCCAGCATGGCGGCGCGCGCATTGGGCTGGCGCATATGGTCGGCGTCGGCGCGGTCTGTTACGTGCACATCCTGCAACGGTGA